One part of the Coffea eugenioides isolate CCC68of chromosome 10, Ceug_1.0, whole genome shotgun sequence genome encodes these proteins:
- the LOC113750061 gene encoding protein MKS1-like yields the protein MTMDFSDYSSGKSPRRELQGPRPTPLKVRKDSHKIRKPPVPPQPSQPQAPPRPPVIIYTVSPKVIHANPNEFMTLVQRLTGPDSTCSSSTVVNSEVSSSSSSFQDFSGAISPAARFASIEKTKAPLGKNKPQVSENDISVVEGMELISGELERSSGLFPGILSPNPASLQPIPSTFFSPPSDPNPLGFFHDLSPVLHSNKNYAENSFLFSPSTFISPNTPNLDLFNNLFDL from the coding sequence ATGACCATGGACTTTTCTGATTACTCCTCCGGGAAGTCGCCAAGGCGGGAGCTCCAAGGACCCCGGCCGACACCTCTAAAAGTACGAAAGGATTCTCACAAGATAAGAAAACCACCAGTCCCACCACAGCCATCACAGCCACAAGCACCGCCGCGCCCGCCGGTAATTATATACACAGTTTCTCCCAAGGTAATTCATGCAAACCCTAATGAGTTCATGACTCTAGTGCAACGTCTCACGGGTCCAGACTCCACATGTTCTTCATCCACGGTTGTGAACTCAGAAgtgtcttcatcttcttcaagtTTTCAAGATTTCAGTGGGGCAATATCGCCAGCAGCCCGCTTTGCATCCATAGAAAAAACTAAGGCTCCTTTAGgcaagaacaagccacaagtTAGTGAAAATGACATATCAGTGGTAGAAGGGATGGAGTTGATCAGTGGTGAGCTAGAAAGATCAAGTGGGCTTTTTCCAGGGATTTTATCGCCAAATCCAGCTTCCCTACAGCCTATTCCATCCACTTTTTTCTCTCCTCCATCTGATCCAAATCCTTTAGGGTTTTTTCATGATTTAAGCCCTGTATTACACAGCAACAAGAATTATGCAGAGAACAGCTTTCTGTTTAGTCCTTCAACTTTTATTTCCCCAAATACCCCAAATCTAGACCTTTTCAATAATCT